A region from the Benincasa hispida cultivar B227 chromosome 8, ASM972705v1, whole genome shotgun sequence genome encodes:
- the LOC120082454 gene encoding U2 small nuclear ribonucleoprotein B'' 2: MLSGDIPPNQTIYIKNLNEKVKKEELKRSLYALFSQYGRILDVVALKTPRLRGQAWVAFSEVTAASNAVRQMQNFPFYEKPMRIQYAKTKSDCVAKADGSFVPREKKKKQEEKAEKKRRAEEAHQSAMPNGTTGNGGSNATFRHANPNAAEATPNNILFIENLPHETSSMMLQVLFQQYPGFREVRMIEAKPGIAFVEFEDDVQSSMAMQALQGFKIDPQHPMAISFAKK; this comes from the exons ATGTTATCGGGGGATATACCGCCTAACCAGACCATATACATCAAGAATCTCAATGAGAAGGTCAAGAAAGAAG AATTGAAGAGATCCCTTTATGCTTTGTTTTCTCAATATGGAAGGATCCTTGATGTTGTTGCCTTGAAGACACCAAGGCTACGAGGGCAAGCATGGGTTGCATTTAGTGAAGTGACTGCAGCTAGCAATGCTGTGCGGCAGATGCAAAATTTCCCATTCTATGAAAAACCTATG CGAATTCAATATGCCAAAACGAAATCAGATTGTGTTGCTAAAGCTGACGGAAGCTTTGTACCaagggagaagaaaaagaagcaagAGGAAAAAg CTGAAAAAAAGCGACGTGCTGAAGAAGCACACCAATCTGCAATGCCCAATGGAACGACTGGGAATGGAGGTTCAAAT GCCACATTCCGTCATGCAAATCCAAATGCTGCAGAAGCTACTCCAAACAACATACTATTTATTGAGAATTTGCCACATGAAACCTCTAGTATGATGTTGCAAGTCCTCTTCCAACAATATCCTGGATTCAGGGAAGTCCGGATGATTGAAGCAAAGCCGGGTATTGCTTTTGTTGAGTTTGAAGATGATGTTCAATCCTCTATGGCGATGCAGGCTCTTCAAGGCTTTAAAATTGACCCCCAACATCCCATGGCTATCTCTTTTGCAAAGAAGTAA
- the LOC120083262 gene encoding WRKY transcription factor WRKY24: MASSSGSVDTSANSHPSFTFSTHPFMTSYSDLLASSNNDPPSSAAPHASLRGSGTGVPKFKSLPPPSLPLSPPPMSPSSFFAIPPGLSPAELLDSPVLLSASHVLPSPTTGSFPSQSLNWKSNSGCNQQSIKEENKYLSNFSFQTQSSKFPPTSFQPSSTTAPTTQGWSFQEQRKKEDGFSSEKNMVKPEFGSMRSFSPEYGVVQNQSQNNGSGELQSDYGNNYPQQSQTLNRRSDDGYNWRKYGQKQVKGSENPRSYYKCTFPNCPTKKKVERSLDGQITEIVYKGSHNHAKPQSTRRSSLSSAGSSHALVALIPATNEMADQSFTTQGSGQFDGVATPENSSISIGDDDFDRSSQKSKSGGDDFDEDEPEAKRWRREGDNNEGISAVGSRTVREPRVVVQTTSDIDILDDGYRWRKYGQKVVKGNPNPRSYYKCTNPGCPVRKHVERASHDLRAVITTYEGKHNHDVPPARGSGSHSLSRPFPSNDPPATAIRPSAVTHQSNNGGHLQGLRLQQSSESQTAFTVEMVQNGNGFSFPEFGNSMGMGVGSYINQTQPNDNLLIRAKEEPRDHDMFIQSLLC; encoded by the exons atgGCCTCCTCTTCCGGGAGCGTAGACACCTCTGCTAATTCTCATCCTTCTTTCACTTTCTCTACTCATCCTTTTATGACTTCTTACTCTGACCTTCTCGCTTCCTCCAACAACGATCCTCCTTCCTCCGCCGCACCCCACGCTTCTCTCCGCGGTTCCGGTACTGGGGTTCCTAAATTCAAATCCCTCCCTCCTccttctctccctctctctcctCCTCCCATGTCTCCTTCTTCCTTTTTCGCTATTCCTCCTGGCTTGAGTCCCGCTGAGCTTCTTGATTCCCCTGTTCTTCTCAGTGCTTCTCAT GTTCTGCCGTCGCCGACTACCGGGAGTTTCCCGTCTCAGTCGTTGAATTGGAAGAGCAATTCTGGGTGTAATCAGCAGAGCATTAAGgaagaaaacaaatatttgtCCAATTTCTCATTTCAAACTCAATCGTCAAAGTTTCCGCCGACGTCTTTTCAGCCTTCATCCACCACAGCTCCTACG ACTCAGGGATGGAGTTTTCAAGAACAGCGGAAGAAAGAGGACGGTTTCTCGTCGGAGAAGAATATGGTGAAGCCGGAGTTCGGATCGATGCGGAGCTTCTCACCGGAATATGGGGTTGTTCAAAACCAGAGCCAAAACAACGGCAGCGGGGAGTTGCAGTCTGACTACGGCAATAATTACCCTCAACAATCTCAGACGTTGAATCGAAGGTCGGACGACGGCTACAACTGGAGAAAATACGGCCAAAAACAGGTTAAAGGAAGTGAAAATCCGAGAAGCTATTATAAGTGCACTTTCCCCAATTGCCCAACTAAGAAAAAGGTTGAAAGATCCTTAGATGGACAGATCACGGAGATTGTTTACAAAGGCAGCCATAACCATGCCAAGCCCCAATCCACGAGGAGGTCGTCACTGTCGTCAGCCGGTTCTTCCCACGCCCTGGTGGCTTTGATTCCGGCTACTAATGAGATGGCGGACCAATCATTTACAACCCAAGGCAGCGGCCAATTCGACGGCGTTGCAACGCCGGAGAATTCCTCAATTTCAATCGGCGACGACGACTTCGATCGAAGCTCTCAAAAGAGCAAATCCGGAGGGGACGATTTTGATGAGGACGAACCAGAGGCTAAGAGATG GCGAAGGGAAGGTGACAACAATGAAGGTATTTCGGCGGTCGGTAGCCGGACGGTGAGAGAGCCGAGAGTCGTCGTCCAAACCACCAGCGACATCGACATTCTGGACGATGGTTACCGGTGGAGGAAGTACGGCCAGAAAGTTGTGAAGGGAAACCCAAATCCAAG GAGTTACTACAAATGCACAAATCCAGGATGTCCAGTAAGAAAGCACGTGGAGAGAGCTTCACATGATCTAAGAGCAGTGATCACAACTTATGAAGGGAAGCACAACCATGATGTTCCACCAGCACGTGGCAGTGGAAGCCATTCCCTCAGCCGTCCATTCCCCAGCAACGACCCTCCGGCCACGGCGATCCGCCCATCGGCAGTGACCCATCAGTCAAACAACGGGGGGCATTTGCAAGGTCTAAGGCTGCAGCAATCTTCAGAGTCCCAAACAGCATTCACAGTGGAAATGGTGCAAAATGGGAATGGATTTTCATTCCCAGAATTTGGAAACTCAATGGGAATGGGAGTAGGATCCTACATCAACCAAACACAGCCTAATGACAATTTGTTAATCAGAGCTAAAGAAGAGCCAAGAGATCATGACATGTTCATCCAATCTCTCCTATGTTAG